A window from Chryseobacterium vaccae encodes these proteins:
- a CDS encoding polysaccharide deacetylase family protein produces the protein MENSKQIFQTDSKKRWKSVQWGSRIFIFIAVLLFLALGLMMKLDKSPKLPFKEDYKAVITASKPYLQENRISKEYKGFRSFIFEKTMHTSLAKIEKARAERRKNQNLSWSRFPGGIRSAFYVAWDPQSLMSLKRNIRHINLVFPEWFFLDPKTGDLKTNVDPEGYKVIRRTSVAAMPILSNNFQQEFHSEGLGKVLKDPRKRSQLIRKITQQCLKLHFKGINIDFEDMNLDSDEPLIAFMKELSETFKKNGLLVTMDIMTDNDDYNIQKLNPYVDYFVLMAYDEYSADSDAGPVSSQKWIEAQTDKILKKTSPDKIILGLGAYGYDWSTNKDDNTSVTYMQAITKASASKAVMNFGDNTFNLNYSYTDSKNNTHTVFFNDAASIFNTMRYSSEYPLAGTALWRLGSEDSRVWNFYDKNLTLSGLSTLNLKTLENVKGQTMVDYIGDGEVLDVLNTPHDGKIALEIDPKEKIITDENYVTYPSSYEVKKYGEAPQKELVLTFDDGPDETYTPQILDVLSKYHVPAAFFLVGLNAEKNLPLVKRIYREGHEIGNHTFTHENVAKVSPERALLELKLTRLLIECVTGHSTILFRAPYNADSEPTTPEEIIPVALARQQNYLDIGENIDPEDWQPGIKANEIIQRVMTGLKQQRGNIVLLHDAGGETREETVKALKILIPTLQKQGYHFTNLASILHKSKSELMPEIPKTKSYYIMQLNLVLATVIYGISHFLVALFTIFIILGLIRLILMAYWALKERKKEKKLGGFPVLDSYPKVSIIVPAYNEEVNIVSSLNSLLKQTYPNFNIIMVDDGSKDSTYERAKEAFPDHPQLKIFAKTNGGKATALNFGIAQTNAEYVVCIDADTKLQKDAVKYMIARFLNSAPEEKIAAVAGNVKVGNKVNWLTRWQSIEYTTSQNFDRLAYANINAITVIPGAIGAFKKSVIAEIGGYSSDTLAEDCDLTVKILKAGYTVANENRAFAVTEAPETVKQFLKQRFRWTYGIMQMFWKQRQTFLNPKYKGLGLWAMPNILLFQYIIPFFSPLADLMMFFGILSGNGEKIFTYYLIFLLVDASLALIAFIMQREKLTGLLYVIPQRFGYRWLMYIVLFRSLRKALKGEMQSWGFLKRTGNVKEVVTS, from the coding sequence GTGGAAAACTCAAAACAGATTTTTCAGACCGACAGTAAAAAACGCTGGAAAAGCGTACAGTGGGGAAGTCGTATTTTTATCTTCATTGCGGTATTGCTTTTTCTTGCTTTAGGGCTGATGATGAAACTGGATAAAAGCCCAAAACTTCCTTTTAAAGAAGATTATAAAGCAGTAATTACTGCCAGTAAACCTTATCTCCAGGAAAACAGAATTTCTAAAGAATACAAAGGGTTCAGAAGCTTTATTTTTGAAAAAACAATGCATACCAGCCTTGCCAAAATTGAAAAGGCGCGTGCAGAAAGACGTAAAAATCAAAATCTCAGCTGGTCCCGGTTTCCGGGAGGAATCCGTTCTGCGTTTTATGTTGCCTGGGATCCGCAGTCGCTGATGTCTTTAAAAAGAAACATTAGACATATCAATCTGGTATTTCCGGAATGGTTTTTCCTCGATCCTAAAACGGGAGATTTAAAAACCAATGTCGATCCGGAGGGCTACAAAGTCATCAGAAGAACCAGTGTGGCGGCTATGCCTATTCTGAGTAACAACTTCCAGCAGGAATTTCATTCTGAAGGATTGGGCAAAGTTCTGAAAGACCCTCGGAAAAGAAGCCAGCTGATCCGGAAAATAACGCAGCAGTGTCTGAAACTTCATTTCAAAGGAATTAATATTGACTTTGAAGATATGAATCTGGATTCTGATGAGCCGCTTATTGCCTTTATGAAAGAGCTGTCAGAAACTTTCAAAAAAAACGGACTGCTTGTTACCATGGATATTATGACGGATAATGACGATTATAATATTCAGAAACTGAATCCTTACGTAGATTATTTCGTCCTGATGGCTTATGATGAATATTCAGCTGATAGTGATGCCGGTCCTGTTTCTTCACAGAAATGGATTGAAGCGCAGACTGATAAGATCTTAAAGAAAACATCTCCCGACAAAATTATCCTCGGATTGGGAGCTTACGGCTACGACTGGAGTACAAATAAAGATGACAACACCTCTGTTACTTATATGCAGGCAATCACCAAAGCCAGCGCAAGTAAGGCTGTGATGAACTTTGGCGACAATACTTTTAATCTCAATTATTCCTATACCGATTCTAAAAATAATACCCACACTGTATTTTTCAACGATGCAGCTTCTATTTTCAATACGATGCGTTATTCCTCAGAATATCCGTTGGCTGGAACAGCACTCTGGAGACTGGGAAGTGAAGACAGCAGAGTTTGGAATTTTTATGATAAGAACCTTACCCTTTCCGGGCTCTCAACATTAAATTTAAAAACACTGGAAAATGTAAAAGGGCAGACTATGGTAGACTATATTGGTGACGGGGAAGTACTGGATGTTCTGAATACCCCTCACGACGGAAAGATCGCCCTTGAAATTGATCCGAAAGAAAAGATCATCACCGATGAAAATTATGTAACCTATCCAAGTTCCTACGAAGTGAAAAAATATGGTGAAGCGCCCCAGAAAGAGCTTGTTCTCACCTTTGATGATGGCCCGGATGAAACGTATACTCCTCAGATACTTGATGTTTTATCCAAATACCATGTCCCTGCAGCCTTCTTTCTTGTAGGTCTGAATGCCGAAAAGAATCTTCCACTCGTTAAAAGAATCTATCGCGAAGGTCATGAGATCGGGAATCATACCTTTACCCATGAAAATGTGGCTAAAGTAAGCCCTGAGCGAGCCCTGCTTGAACTTAAGCTCACCAGACTTCTGATAGAATGTGTGACAGGTCACAGCACCATCTTATTCAGAGCACCTTATAATGCAGATTCCGAACCTACTACACCGGAAGAGATTATTCCTGTTGCCTTGGCAAGACAGCAAAACTATCTGGATATAGGCGAAAATATAGACCCCGAAGATTGGCAGCCGGGAATAAAAGCAAATGAAATTATACAAAGAGTAATGACAGGATTAAAACAGCAGCGGGGAAATATTGTGCTGCTTCATGATGCGGGAGGAGAAACCAGAGAAGAAACCGTAAAAGCTCTTAAAATTTTAATTCCGACATTACAAAAGCAAGGATATCATTTCACCAATCTTGCCAGTATTTTACATAAAAGCAAAAGCGAACTGATGCCAGAAATTCCTAAAACTAAATCCTATTACATCATGCAGCTCAATCTCGTACTGGCAACTGTAATCTACGGAATAAGCCATTTTCTGGTAGCGCTTTTCACCATCTTTATTATTCTGGGGCTTATCAGACTGATTTTGATGGCTTATTGGGCCCTTAAAGAACGAAAAAAAGAAAAAAAACTAGGTGGATTCCCTGTATTGGATTCTTATCCTAAAGTATCCATCATTGTTCCAGCCTACAACGAAGAAGTGAATATTGTTTCTTCCCTGAACAGCCTGTTAAAGCAAACCTACCCGAATTTCAATATTATTATGGTAGATGATGGAAGTAAGGATTCAACCTATGAAAGAGCAAAAGAAGCGTTTCCGGATCATCCGCAGCTGAAAATTTTTGCCAAAACAAACGGAGGAAAAGCTACCGCCCTTAATTTTGGAATTGCACAGACCAATGCTGAATATGTAGTCTGCATTGATGCAGATACCAAATTACAGAAGGATGCCGTAAAATATATGATCGCAAGATTCCTTAATTCAGCTCCTGAAGAAAAAATTGCAGCCGTAGCGGGGAATGTAAAGGTGGGAAATAAAGTAAACTGGCTGACCAGATGGCAATCGATAGAATATACTACCAGTCAGAATTTTGACAGGCTGGCGTATGCGAACATTAATGCCATTACCGTAATCCCCGGAGCTATTGGCGCATTTAAAAAGTCGGTGATAGCAGAGATCGGAGGATATTCTTCAGATACTTTGGCTGAAGATTGCGATCTAACGGTGAAAATTCTGAAAGCCGGATATACCGTAGCCAATGAAAACAGAGCCTTTGCTGTGACGGAAGCTCCTGAAACCGTAAAACAGTTTTTAAAACAGCGTTTCAGATGGACCTACGGAATTATGCAGATGTTCTGGAAACAGCGCCAGACTTTCCTTAATCCGAAATATAAAGGACTAGGATTGTGGGCGATGCCTAATATTCTGCTGTTCCAGTATATTATTCCGTTCTTTTCGCCTTTGGCTGATCTGATGATGTTTTTCGGAATTCTCTCCGGAAATGGAGAGAAAATCTTTACCTACTATCTGATTTTCCTTTTGGTGGATGCTTCGTTAGCTTTAATAGCATTTATCATGCAGCGGGAAAAATTAACCGGGCTGTTGTATGTAATTCCGCAGCGCTTCGGATACAGATGGCTGATGTATATTGTCTTATTTCGAAGCTTAAGAAAAGCATTGAAAGGAGAAATGCAGTCGTGGGGATTCCTGAAAAGAACCGGAAACGTAAAAGAGGTGGTTACTTCGTGA